A portion of the Desulfovibrio porci genome contains these proteins:
- a CDS encoding PTS sugar transporter subunit IIB, with protein sequence MWFRVDNRLVHGQVIEAWLPYTGTRHLIVANDELAADMLRQQIVELAVPQRVTTHFVPVRDLAATLDKCGEDSFVLFANCQDARRACDDGIEMSVLNMGNLHYGPDKLQLLPHVALSTQDREDLRIIRQHLVQLDFRCVPTENVRGSYDQLL encoded by the coding sequence ATGTGGTTTCGTGTGGACAACCGCCTGGTGCATGGTCAGGTGATCGAGGCTTGGCTGCCGTATACCGGGACCAGACATCTGATTGTGGCCAATGACGAACTGGCTGCGGATATGCTGCGCCAGCAAATTGTGGAACTGGCTGTTCCCCAACGCGTAACCACCCATTTTGTCCCTGTGCGCGATTTGGCGGCCACGCTGGACAAGTGCGGTGAAGACAGTTTCGTGCTGTTCGCCAATTGCCAGGACGCCCGCCGGGCTTGCGACGACGGCATTGAAATGTCGGTGCTGAATATGGGCAATCTGCATTACGGACCTGATAAGTTGCAGTTGCTGCCCCATGTGGCGCTTTCCACGCAGGACAGGGAAGATTTGCGCATTATCAGACAACATCTTGTGCAACTGGACTTTCGCTGCGTGCCCACTGAAAACGTGCGAGGCTCTTATGATCAACTTCTCTGA